One genomic region from Fusarium keratoplasticum isolate Fu6.1 chromosome 14, whole genome shotgun sequence encodes:
- a CDS encoding VOC domain-containing protein, whose product MDIPSTNKAETLDQWHAGPLEFEDQDAWRQRLKIDVSKQIRLLELAHMRYVHTDISAITQFLLDFGMKIAHENDKRTYWKGYGPYPYVYVVEKGDEPRFLGGTFRVESYATLEKASKLPGASAITALDDEPWGGHMVTVYDPVGYPINLMYGQSMVPVKKGAIPRPIVMNYEDRKERLNAFQRCTQGPAAVHKLGHYGICYTDFDQAYDFWIRTFNLVPSDVVYAPSAPGDEKTNVAAFLHIDLGEEYTDHHTFFLGASPRQRVHHCSFEVHDFDTQLLGHQWLERKGYKSVWGVGRHYLGSQIFDYWWDTTGFMIEHYADGDVVNCTTNVGLAAANDKALSVWGPNRPIDWIK is encoded by the exons ATGGATATACCCTCAACCAATAAAGCCGAAACATTGGACCAATGGCATGCCGGGCCTCTGGAGTTCGAAGACCAAGATGCCTGGAGGCAACGTCTGAAAATCGATGTTTCGAAGCAGATCCGTCTCCTTGAATTGGCGCACATGCGATATGTGCATACTGATATCTCAGCCATCACGCAGTTTCTTCTTG ACTTTGGAATGAAGATAGCTCACGAAAACGACAAGAGAACGTATTGGAAGGGATATGGGCCCTATCCATACGTGTATGTCGTAGAAAAGGGCGATGAACCCAGGTTCTTGGGAGGCACATTTCGAGTCGAGAGTTACGCGACACTGGAAAA GGCAAGCAAGTTACCCGGCGCCAGTGCAATCACtgcccttgatgatgaaCCTTGGGGTGGGCACATGGTCACCGTTTACGATCCTGTGGGTTATCCGATAAATCTGATGTACGGCCAGAGTATGGTTCCGGTGAAAAAAGGTGCTATTCCCCGTCCTATTGTCATGAACTACGAAGACCGCAAGGAGCGTCTGAATGCATTTCAACGCTGTACTCAGGGTCCAGCAGCAGTGCACAAG CTTGGTCATTACGGGATTTGTTACACAGACTTCGACCAGGCTTATGACTTCTGGATACGTACATTCAACTTGGTGCCTTCGGATGTGGTCTACGCCCCATCGGCGCCGGGAGATGAGAAGACCAACGTCGCTGCATTTCTCCATATCGATCTCGGCGAGGAGTACACGGATCACCATACCTTTTTCTTGGGCGCCTCGCCGAGACAACGAGTTCATCACTGCTCTTTTGAAGTCCATGACTTTGATACCCAGCTCCTCGGTCACCA GTGGTTGGAGCGAAAAGGCTACAAGTCCGTATGGGGAGTTGGACGCCACTATCTGGGCTCACAGATTTTTGACTATTGGTGGGACACTACGGGTTTCATGATAGAG CACTATGCCGATGGTGATGTCGTCAATTGTACAACCAATGTCGGGTTAGCTGCTGCTAACGATAAAGCTCTGTCTGTCTGGGGTCCTAACAGACCTATTGATTGGATTAAATAA